One genomic window of Pseudomonas sp. LFM046 includes the following:
- the otsB gene encoding trehalose-phosphatase, whose translation MHNSMVEGQVDPAVAATHCDASASALLDDWLSECGQACALFLDVDGTLLDIADTPDAVRVPQVLPAALKVLHRRLDGALALVSGRSVDNLDCLFPPMRLPASGGHGAHWRVRADAPLCHETTTVLSSTLREKLMALACSQPGVICEDKGSSVAMHYRRVPAAGETLAAALRDLLDEPGNRGLRLLPGKMVFEVVAHSGDKSQAIRRFLEFAPFAGRRPLFIGDDVTDEAALALMPALGGLGLSVGKLLPGASAAFADAAEVRSALIKAAGGLQR comes from the coding sequence ATGCACAACTCGATGGTTGAAGGGCAAGTCGATCCAGCCGTGGCTGCCACTCACTGTGATGCTTCGGCGAGTGCCCTGCTGGACGACTGGCTAAGCGAGTGCGGGCAAGCGTGCGCGTTGTTTCTCGATGTCGACGGCACCCTTCTGGATATTGCCGACACCCCTGACGCAGTCCGTGTGCCCCAGGTGTTACCTGCGGCCCTGAAAGTTCTACATCGCCGGCTCGACGGCGCACTGGCGCTGGTCAGCGGGCGCTCGGTCGACAATCTGGATTGCCTCTTTCCCCCTATGCGGCTACCGGCCTCTGGAGGCCATGGCGCCCACTGGCGAGTGCGCGCCGACGCCCCCCTGTGCCATGAGACGACGACGGTCCTTAGCTCCACGCTGCGCGAAAAGCTGATGGCCCTGGCATGTTCGCAGCCCGGCGTAATCTGCGAGGACAAGGGCAGCAGCGTCGCCATGCACTATCGCCGCGTGCCAGCAGCCGGCGAAACCCTCGCTGCTGCCCTGCGTGACCTGCTGGACGAACCTGGAAATCGAGGATTGCGTCTGCTGCCCGGCAAGATGGTATTCGAGGTAGTCGCCCACAGTGGTGACAAGTCCCAAGCGATAAGACGCTTTCTCGAATTCGCGCCATTCGCCGGGAGGCGTCCGTTATTCATAGGTGACGACGTAACCGATGAGGCCGCCTTGGCCCTGATGCCTGCCTTAGGCGGGCTGGGCCTCTCGGTCGGGAAGCTGCTGCCCGGAGCGAGCGCTGCCTTCGCCGATGCCGCAGAGGTTCGTTCGGCACTGATCAAGGCGGCGGGAGGCCTGCAGCGATGA
- a CDS encoding glycoside hydrolase family 15 protein has product MTHPHHGALELGLIGNCRVAALVNAQGRLVWWCYPNFDGDPAFSRLLAGDEEKGFSDCLLEGMSSSRSEYLRNTAIISTTLQDAEGNAVRITDFAPRFLQYGRYYRPAQLCRLIEPLQGLPRVTLRVRPTHDYGKPCQAIAGSSHIRYLGSVEAIRLTTDAPLSYILHETPFVLRRPISMVMGVDESLDNAPCEVVKAFLQRTYANWHEWVRSLAIPFEWQEVVIRSAITLKLCSFEETGAIIAAVTTSIPEAPGSQRNWDYRYCWLRDAYFVILALNRLGATKTMERYVDFITTVATGDVDLRPLYGVVPDLDLHERVEPDLAGYLGHGPVRVGNQAAEQVQHDVFGSVVLAVLQSFVDQRLPNPSDAGMLRLLESLASRAARCAFVPDAGIWEYRGRQRVHTHSALLCWAACDRVGRIATRLGFTQAATTWRKEAVRLRERILRGAWNERRQSFTGSFDSDDLDASVLLMHELGIIEANDPRFIATVDCVGRELNVNGHLLRYAAADDFGVPETAFLVVKFWYLDALAAIGRRDQARALYTELVATRNGYGLLSEDLHPLSGELWGNIPQTYSMAGLINSAMRLSISWEEGLCLGS; this is encoded by the coding sequence ATGACTCATCCGCACCACGGCGCACTGGAGCTCGGGCTCATCGGCAATTGCCGCGTCGCCGCACTGGTCAACGCCCAGGGGCGGCTGGTGTGGTGGTGCTACCCCAACTTCGATGGCGATCCGGCCTTTTCGCGCCTGCTGGCCGGCGACGAAGAGAAGGGCTTCAGTGACTGCCTGCTCGAAGGCATGAGCAGCAGCCGCTCGGAGTACCTGCGCAATACGGCGATCATCAGTACCACCCTCCAGGATGCGGAAGGCAATGCCGTGCGTATCACCGATTTCGCCCCGCGATTCCTCCAATACGGCCGATACTACCGGCCGGCACAACTGTGTCGCCTGATCGAGCCATTGCAGGGGCTGCCCCGGGTAACCCTGCGCGTCCGCCCGACCCATGATTACGGCAAGCCTTGCCAGGCCATTGCTGGGTCCAGCCATATCCGCTATCTGGGCAGCGTCGAAGCGATCCGCCTCACTACGGATGCACCGCTGTCCTACATCCTGCACGAAACGCCATTCGTGCTCAGGCGTCCCATCAGTATGGTCATGGGGGTGGACGAGTCGCTCGACAACGCCCCGTGCGAGGTGGTCAAGGCCTTTCTCCAACGGACCTACGCCAACTGGCACGAGTGGGTGCGCTCCCTGGCAATTCCCTTCGAGTGGCAGGAGGTGGTCATCCGCTCCGCCATCACTCTCAAGCTATGCAGCTTCGAAGAGACCGGTGCCATCATCGCCGCGGTGACCACCTCGATTCCCGAGGCGCCGGGTTCACAACGCAATTGGGATTATCGCTACTGCTGGTTGCGCGACGCCTATTTCGTGATCCTGGCACTCAACCGCCTGGGCGCGACCAAGACCATGGAACGCTACGTCGATTTCATCACCACGGTGGCCACCGGCGACGTTGACCTGCGGCCCCTGTACGGTGTCGTTCCCGACCTGGATCTGCACGAGCGGGTCGAGCCCGACTTGGCTGGCTACCTCGGCCACGGGCCGGTGCGGGTCGGCAACCAAGCCGCCGAGCAGGTCCAGCACGACGTGTTCGGCTCCGTCGTGCTGGCCGTACTGCAGAGCTTCGTCGACCAACGACTACCGAATCCGAGCGATGCGGGCATGCTGCGCCTACTGGAATCGCTGGCTTCGCGAGCGGCCCGCTGCGCCTTCGTGCCGGACGCCGGGATCTGGGAGTATCGTGGCCGCCAGCGCGTGCACACACACTCGGCCCTATTGTGCTGGGCGGCCTGCGATCGGGTTGGACGCATCGCCACGCGGCTCGGATTTACTCAGGCGGCGACCACTTGGCGTAAAGAAGCAGTTCGCCTGCGCGAACGAATCCTGCGCGGAGCCTGGAACGAGCGACGGCAGTCCTTCACCGGCAGTTTCGACAGCGACGACCTGGATGCCAGCGTGTTGCTCATGCATGAACTCGGCATCATCGAAGCCAATGACCCACGCTTCATTGCCACTGTGGACTGCGTAGGGCGCGAACTCAACGTCAACGGTCACCTCCTACGCTACGCTGCCGCCGACGATTTCGGCGTCCCTGAGACGGCCTTCCTGGTGGTGAAATTCTGGTACCTGGACGCTCTCGCTGCGATCGGTCGGCGTGACCAAGCTCGCGCGCTCTACACTGAACTGGTAGCTACGCGCAACGGTTACGGCTTGCTGTCGGAGGATCTCCACCCGCTTTCCGGCGAACTGTGGGGCAATATTCCCCAGACCTACTCAATGGCGGGCCTGATCAATTCCGCGATGCGCCTGTCCATCAGTTGGGAGGAAGGTCTGTGCCTCGGCTCGTAG
- the otsA gene encoding alpha,alpha-trehalose-phosphate synthase (UDP-forming) gives MPRLVVVSNRVVVPEEGNPSAPGGLAVAVEATMRGRDGLWFGWSGQVADEPPAFTTTERGTVKYVLTDVRPQDFQEYYNGFANRVLWPILHYRVDLAEFSEADFGGYLRVNEFFAERLDQLLETDDVLWVHDYHLIPLAQALRARGRANRIGFFLHIPMPPPDLLTTLPHHAELVRALTEYNLIGFQTENDAGNFARYLTRVVGAATPDGRDYHLGHQHFRVGVFPVGVDTDGFRRMAEASVRTACAMELEESLAGRALVVGVDRLDYSKGIVSRIDSYERFLEKYPEWHSRVTYLQIAPGSRQEIPEYADIDALVNARVGHINGRFGAVSWVPLRYVSRNHRREDIAMVLRLARIGLVTPLRDGMNLVAKEFVAAQDPTDPGVLILSQFAGAAAELRAALIINPHDRDTVADAINTALLMPLEERCARHQEMYAVLEDNDIRDWGRSFIDALRRPGGASNWLSNRFIAN, from the coding sequence GTGCCTCGGCTCGTAGTAGTTTCCAACCGGGTGGTGGTGCCTGAGGAGGGCAACCCCAGTGCCCCCGGCGGTCTGGCCGTAGCGGTAGAGGCCACTATGCGCGGGCGTGATGGGCTTTGGTTCGGCTGGAGTGGCCAGGTGGCGGACGAGCCCCCAGCCTTCACGACTACCGAGCGCGGGACAGTGAAATACGTCCTGACTGATGTGCGTCCCCAGGACTTCCAGGAGTATTACAACGGCTTTGCCAATCGCGTCCTGTGGCCGATCCTGCATTATCGGGTCGATCTCGCAGAATTCAGCGAAGCGGATTTCGGCGGCTATCTGCGCGTCAATGAATTCTTCGCCGAACGTTTGGACCAGTTGCTCGAAACGGACGACGTACTCTGGGTGCACGACTACCATCTGATTCCTCTGGCCCAAGCACTACGCGCGCGAGGGCGTGCTAACCGTATCGGATTCTTCCTACATATCCCCATGCCGCCGCCTGACCTGCTGACCACCTTACCTCACCATGCAGAGCTGGTCCGGGCGCTCACGGAATACAACCTGATTGGTTTTCAGACCGAGAACGACGCAGGCAATTTCGCCCGCTATTTGACCCGCGTGGTCGGCGCGGCAACGCCTGACGGCCGGGACTATCACCTGGGCCATCAGCATTTTCGCGTCGGGGTGTTCCCCGTAGGGGTCGACACCGACGGTTTCCGCCGCATGGCGGAGGCCTCAGTTCGCACTGCCTGCGCCATGGAGTTAGAGGAAAGCCTTGCTGGCCGCGCCTTGGTGGTGGGCGTGGATCGTCTCGATTACTCGAAGGGCATCGTCAGCCGGATCGACAGCTACGAGCGCTTCCTCGAGAAATATCCCGAGTGGCACAGCCGGGTCACTTACCTGCAGATTGCCCCCGGTAGCCGCCAGGAGATTCCCGAATACGCCGATATCGACGCACTGGTCAACGCCAGAGTCGGACACATTAATGGCCGTTTCGGAGCGGTATCCTGGGTGCCGCTACGCTACGTGAGCCGCAACCATCGACGTGAGGACATCGCGATGGTACTGCGCCTAGCACGAATTGGCCTGGTCACGCCGCTGCGCGATGGAATGAACTTGGTCGCCAAGGAATTCGTCGCAGCCCAAGACCCGACCGACCCTGGTGTGCTGATCCTTTCGCAGTTCGCCGGCGCCGCAGCTGAGCTGAGGGCGGCGCTGATCATCAATCCTCATGACCGCGATACCGTGGCCGATGCCATCAATACCGCGTTGCTCATGCCGCTCGAGGAACGCTGCGCTCGCCATCAGGAGATGTACGCCGTGCTGGAGGACAATGACATCCGCGACTGGGGACGGAGCTTCATCGACGCCCTGAGACGTCCTGGCGGGGCATCAAACTGGTTGTCGAATCGCTTCATCGCCAATTGA